A genomic region of Azoarcus sp. KH32C contains the following coding sequences:
- a CDS encoding 4Fe-4S binding protein, giving the protein MQTGEKQIRLCDCNRSFTIDEKALAASGIARPLTLHHELCRGELGAFESALGCGHVLVGCTQEAALFSEVAAEVPVPVPAARIDFFNLRESAGWSAEGRGATPKMAALIAAAMLPEPEPVAGVALSAGRNLLIVGEAGATLGWAERLAERFDVSVLITGATRDDELPVERRYPVWSGSAVRVGGHLGAFDVEWAQTNPIDLELCVRCNACIRACPEGAIGWDYQVDAARCASHRACVTACGAVGAIDFARREVAREGRFDLVLDLSAEPLLKRVELPQGYAAPGRDPLDQALAVQALGDFVGEFEKPRYVAFEAKLCAHSRARKTGCTNCIEACSAEAISSAGDVVRVDPYLCQGCGTCSTVCPTGALASQYPRVEDLGVRIKTVLTRYAEAGGEAPCLLFHSVEAGRALIERLARRGKGLPARVIPLDVWSADAIGLDLMLGGIALGACQVAVLATGTHDVTPLRAQAAHAQAILSGLGYAGEHLRVLDAPDWTGLETALWEWAPAVAVSRPATFRLAPRKRDTLDLALRHLHALAPSPVSEIPMKTGAPFGTLTVSSACTLCMSCVGVCPTGALSAATDAMRLGFIEKSCVQCGLCANSCPEGAIALTPRVLFDETLRRTVPLKEAELFHCVRCGTAMGAKPLIDAMVVRLSGHSMFVTEAQRRRLHMCADCRIVDLMENENGLKAWDMTA; this is encoded by the coding sequence ATGCAGACAGGCGAAAAGCAGATCCGGCTGTGCGACTGCAACCGCAGTTTCACGATTGACGAGAAAGCCCTCGCGGCGAGCGGCATTGCACGCCCGCTGACCTTGCATCACGAGCTGTGCCGGGGCGAGCTGGGCGCGTTCGAGTCGGCACTTGGCTGTGGCCACGTGTTGGTCGGCTGCACACAGGAAGCGGCGCTGTTCTCCGAGGTCGCGGCCGAGGTGCCGGTGCCGGTGCCGGCGGCGCGCATCGATTTTTTCAACCTGCGCGAAAGTGCCGGCTGGTCGGCCGAAGGGCGCGGCGCGACGCCGAAGATGGCGGCGCTGATTGCGGCGGCGATGTTGCCCGAGCCGGAGCCGGTGGCGGGCGTCGCGCTGAGCGCAGGCAGGAATCTGCTGATCGTCGGCGAGGCTGGTGCCACGCTGGGATGGGCCGAGCGGCTCGCGGAGCGCTTCGACGTGTCGGTGCTGATTACCGGCGCGACGCGGGATGACGAGCTGCCCGTGGAGCGCCGCTACCCAGTGTGGTCGGGCAGTGCGGTGCGCGTCGGCGGCCATCTCGGTGCCTTCGACGTCGAGTGGGCGCAGACGAATCCGATCGACCTGGAATTGTGCGTGCGCTGCAATGCGTGCATCCGTGCCTGTCCGGAAGGGGCGATCGGCTGGGATTACCAGGTGGATGCCGCGCGCTGCGCGTCGCATCGCGCCTGCGTGACGGCCTGTGGTGCGGTGGGGGCGATCGATTTCGCGCGTCGCGAAGTGGCGCGCGAAGGGCGCTTCGATCTAGTGCTCGATCTGTCGGCTGAGCCCTTGTTGAAGCGCGTGGAGTTGCCGCAGGGGTATGCGGCGCCGGGGCGCGATCCGCTCGACCAGGCGCTTGCGGTGCAGGCGCTCGGGGATTTCGTCGGGGAATTCGAGAAGCCGCGTTATGTGGCGTTCGAGGCGAAGCTGTGCGCGCACAGCCGCGCGCGCAAGACGGGCTGTACGAACTGTATCGAAGCCTGTTCGGCCGAGGCGATCTCGTCGGCGGGCGACGTCGTGCGCGTCGATCCCTACCTGTGCCAGGGCTGCGGCACCTGTTCGACGGTGTGTCCGACCGGCGCGCTCGCATCGCAGTACCCGCGCGTCGAGGACCTGGGCGTGCGCATCAAGACCGTGCTGACGCGATACGCCGAGGCCGGGGGCGAAGCACCCTGCCTGCTCTTCCATTCCGTCGAGGCCGGCCGCGCGTTGATCGAGCGGCTTGCGCGTCGGGGCAAGGGGCTGCCCGCGCGGGTGATCCCGCTCGACGTGTGGAGCGCCGACGCAATCGGCCTCGACCTGATGCTCGGGGGCATCGCGCTCGGCGCCTGTCAGGTCGCGGTCCTCGCCACTGGTACGCATGACGTCACCCCGCTCCGCGCGCAGGCCGCGCACGCGCAGGCGATCCTGTCCGGACTCGGCTACGCGGGCGAGCACCTGCGCGTGCTCGACGCCCCCGACTGGACGGGGCTCGAAACCGCGCTGTGGGAGTGGGCGCCGGCCGTGGCCGTGAGCCGTCCGGCGACTTTCCGCCTCGCGCCGCGCAAGCGTGACACGCTGGACCTCGCGCTGCGCCACCTGCACGCGCTCGCACCCTCGCCCGTTTCCGAGATCCCGATGAAGACGGGCGCGCCCTTTGGCACCCTCACGGTCAGCAGCGCCTGCACGCTGTGCATGTCTTGTGTCGGCGTCTGTCCGACCGGAGCTTTGAGCGCGGCGACCGACGCGATGCGGCTCGGCTTCATCGAGAAGAGCTGCGTGCAGTGTGGCCTGTGTGCGAATTCCTGTCCCGAAGGCGCCATCGCGCTGACCCCGCGCGTGCTGTTCGATGAGACGCTACGGCGCACGGTGCCGCTGAAGGAGGCGGAGCTCTTCCATTGCGTGCGCTGCGGCACCGCGATGGGCGCGAAGCCGCTGATCGATGCGATGGTCGTGCGGCTGTCGGGTCACTCGATGTTCGTGACTGAGGCGCAGCGCCGCCGGCTGCACATGTGCGCCGACTGCCGCATCGTCGACCTGATGGAAAACGAGAACGGCCTCAAGGCCTGGGACATGACCGCATGA
- a CDS encoding helix-turn-helix transcriptional regulator, protein MTAQEPLAVPESPCLTARQAAVYLHLNEKKLYELANSGEVPAARVGGKWLFPRKLLDDWLLEQAHGGVFTDRLLITGGDDPLLAATVRHLAEDLREDAFIAYSPTTSRAGLQQLALRRVDASLLHWGDAAHSNAQHATLLTAFPGHTRWTLVRLALREQGVLLRPGLGIDQLETLAGYDLRWAMRPEGSGATHLLASALADHGFRLQDCSTVAAASSESEAAALIVRGMADCAPGSRATATQFGLDFLSLGWVALDLALPREIFFRHLLQNLIRGVGSIEMREHARLLGGYDLTPLGQLWSLD, encoded by the coding sequence ATGACCGCGCAGGAGCCGCTCGCCGTCCCCGAAAGCCCGTGCCTGACCGCGCGGCAGGCAGCGGTCTACCTGCATCTGAACGAAAAGAAGCTCTACGAACTCGCCAACAGCGGCGAAGTGCCCGCCGCGCGCGTCGGCGGCAAATGGCTCTTCCCGCGCAAACTTCTTGACGACTGGCTGCTCGAACAGGCGCACGGCGGCGTGTTCACCGACCGCCTCCTGATCACCGGCGGCGACGACCCCCTGCTCGCGGCGACCGTGCGCCACCTTGCCGAAGACCTTCGCGAAGACGCCTTCATCGCCTACAGTCCCACCACCAGCCGTGCCGGCCTCCAGCAACTCGCGCTGCGCCGCGTCGATGCCAGCCTGTTGCATTGGGGCGACGCCGCACACAGCAACGCCCAGCATGCCACACTGCTCACCGCGTTTCCCGGCCATACACGCTGGACCTTGGTGCGCCTCGCGCTACGCGAACAAGGCGTGCTCCTGCGGCCCGGCCTCGGAATCGACCAGCTCGAAACCCTCGCCGGCTATGATCTGCGCTGGGCCATGCGCCCGGAAGGCTCCGGCGCCACCCACCTCCTCGCGTCGGCCCTCGCCGACCACGGCTTCCGGCTGCAGGATTGCAGTACGGTTGCCGCTGCCTCGAGCGAATCCGAAGCGGCGGCCCTGATCGTCCGCGGGATGGCCGACTGTGCCCCCGGCAGCCGGGCGACAGCCACCCAATTCGGTCTCGACTTCCTTTCGCTCGGCTGGGTCGCTCTCGATCTGGCACTCCCGCGCGAGATCTTCTTCCGCCACCTGCTGCAAAATCTGATCAGGGGTGTCGGCAGCATCGAAATGCGCGAACACGCGCGGCTCCTCGGCGGCTATGACCTCACGCCGCTGGGGCAGCTCTGGAGCCTGGACTGA
- a CDS encoding DUF3305 domain-containing protein: MDRFPVAVIMERRRLQSRWADEAWEAVGVVPAFDDSAAATRQLVAEADRDQFLVGGFGLELFRDEADNYFLNLSSPVPKVFVMWRLEDGAARPVVVTVSYGEAARLLDSGEQVDGVAMPREIADWVGEFVNLHYKPAPRKKIRRNDPLALDRERT; this comes from the coding sequence ATGGACCGTTTTCCCGTCGCCGTGATCATGGAGCGCCGCCGACTGCAGAGCCGCTGGGCGGACGAGGCATGGGAGGCAGTGGGCGTCGTGCCGGCCTTCGACGACAGTGCGGCCGCGACGCGCCAGCTCGTCGCCGAGGCGGACCGCGACCAGTTCCTCGTCGGCGGCTTCGGGCTGGAGCTTTTCCGCGACGAGGCGGACAACTACTTCCTCAACCTCAGTTCGCCGGTACCCAAGGTGTTCGTGATGTGGCGCCTCGAAGATGGCGCGGCGCGGCCGGTAGTCGTGACCGTGAGCTACGGCGAGGCGGCGCGGCTGCTCGATTCGGGCGAACAGGTCGATGGCGTCGCGATGCCGCGAGAGATCGCGGACTGGGTCGGCGAATTCGTCAATCTGCACTACAAGCCGGCGCCGCGGAAGAAGATCCGCCGCAACGACCCGCTCGCGCTGGATCGGGAGCGTACATGA
- the mobA gene encoding molybdenum cofactor guanylyltransferase MobA, with amino-acid sequence MSTREKITGVILAGGQGRRMGSVDKGLVELGGRPMAEWVIERLGPQVDELIINANQNAERYAAFGYPVFPDDIGGFAGPLAGLHAALSRAHHPLVTTAPCDSPFLPQDLVERLYQALAAAGAELAVARTFDQPHPVFCLCRREVLPHLDAFLGSGGRKIDFWYATLKIVEVQFDDEEAAFRNINTRDELNDVDRPEQ; translated from the coding sequence ATGAGCACACGCGAAAAAATCACCGGCGTGATCCTTGCGGGCGGGCAAGGCCGGCGCATGGGCAGCGTCGATAAGGGTCTCGTCGAGTTGGGCGGCCGGCCGATGGCCGAATGGGTCATCGAACGCCTCGGCCCCCAGGTAGACGAGCTCATCATCAACGCCAACCAGAACGCCGAACGTTACGCCGCCTTCGGCTACCCCGTCTTCCCCGACGACATCGGCGGCTTCGCCGGCCCGCTCGCCGGACTCCACGCCGCCCTGTCGCGAGCGCACCATCCGCTCGTCACGACCGCCCCCTGCGACTCGCCCTTCCTCCCCCAAGACCTCGTCGAACGCCTCTACCAGGCCCTCGCCGCGGCCGGCGCCGAACTCGCCGTCGCCCGCACCTTCGACCAGCCGCACCCGGTATTCTGCCTGTGCCGCCGCGAAGTGCTACCGCACCTCGACGCCTTCCTCGGCTCAGGCGGCCGCAAGATCGACTTCTGGTATGCGACGCTGAAAATCGTCGAAGTCCAGTTCGACGACGAGGAAGCGGCCTTCCGCAACATCAACACGCGCGACGAACTGAACGACGTCGACCGCCCCGAGCAATGA
- a CDS encoding ATP-binding protein: MPDREGRLTAASRTLQASPGSTGLGLSISYTVVGRYGGRITVNSRPSEGSDFVLWLRRDARYDAAPSAPGLLRRW, encoded by the coding sequence ATGCCCGACCGCGAGGGCCGTCTGACGGCCGCGTCGCGGACACTTCAGGCCTCTCCGGGCAGCACCGGGCTGGGTCTGTCGATCAGCTATACGGTTGTCGGGCGCTACGGCGGACGCATCACCGTCAACAGCCGCCCCAGCGAAGGCAGCGATTTCGTGCTGTGGCTGCGCCGTGACGCTCGCTACGACGCGGCGCCCAGTGCCCCGGGCTTGCTGCGCCGCTGGTGA
- a CDS encoding sigma-54 dependent transcriptional regulator yields MMQHVPEAATGKSVAVPEFSWQAHSVLVVDDEEGMRSFLERALRPRCGLVESAPDVEHAMRLMARLHFDLLILHIALPGKSGLDWLHELREDGFTGDVILITAFADLDTAINALRGGASDFILKPFRVDQILNSIKNCFQRAHLARENFVLRRQLAGLSVDIDGLVGASSCMDQLRGVLRRVAQTPSTVLLLGESGTGKEVAARALHRMSPRAQRPFVPLNCAAIAADLIESELFGHVKGAFTGATDSRNGLFYYAHGGTLFLDEVSELPLPQQSRLLRVLEERRLRPVGSEREIPVDVRIVAASNRDLAAEVAAGRFRQDLYFRLAVMEIVIPPLRERAEDIPELVRHFMNLLTVQLGMAPLALSHGLLAQLASYTWPGNVRELRNFIERSLILGGFPVDALSARGDMLNAALAMPLEEVEKRHILRMLEACGGNKSEAARRLGVSRKTLERKCAEWSETGA; encoded by the coding sequence ATGATGCAGCACGTGCCCGAGGCGGCGACCGGCAAGTCGGTTGCGGTGCCCGAGTTCAGCTGGCAGGCTCATTCGGTACTCGTCGTCGATGACGAGGAAGGCATGCGCAGCTTCCTCGAACGCGCGCTGCGGCCGCGCTGCGGGCTCGTCGAGTCGGCCCCGGACGTCGAGCACGCCATGCGCCTGATGGCCCGCCTGCACTTCGATCTGCTGATTCTCCACATCGCCCTGCCCGGCAAGTCCGGCCTCGACTGGCTGCATGAGCTGCGCGAGGACGGATTCACCGGCGACGTGATCCTGATCACCGCCTTCGCCGACCTCGACACCGCGATCAACGCCCTGCGTGGTGGCGCATCGGATTTCATCCTGAAGCCTTTCCGCGTCGACCAGATCCTGAATTCGATCAAGAACTGCTTCCAGCGAGCCCATCTCGCGCGCGAGAACTTCGTCCTGCGGCGTCAGCTCGCGGGACTGAGTGTCGACATCGACGGGCTGGTCGGCGCGTCGTCCTGCATGGACCAACTGCGCGGCGTGCTGCGACGCGTGGCCCAGACGCCCAGCACGGTCCTGCTACTCGGCGAATCCGGCACCGGCAAGGAAGTCGCGGCCCGCGCGCTGCACCGCATGAGTCCGCGCGCTCAGCGACCCTTTGTGCCGCTCAACTGTGCGGCAATCGCGGCCGACCTGATCGAGAGCGAACTCTTCGGTCACGTGAAGGGCGCCTTCACGGGCGCCACGGACAGCCGCAACGGCCTCTTCTATTATGCCCACGGCGGCACGCTCTTTCTCGACGAAGTCAGCGAACTGCCCCTGCCACAGCAGTCACGCCTGCTGCGGGTGCTCGAAGAGCGCCGCTTGCGTCCGGTCGGCTCCGAGCGCGAGATTCCCGTCGACGTGCGCATCGTCGCCGCCTCCAACCGCGACCTCGCGGCTGAAGTCGCGGCCGGACGTTTCCGCCAGGACCTCTACTTTCGCCTCGCCGTGATGGAAATCGTCATTCCGCCGCTTCGCGAACGCGCCGAAGACATCCCCGAACTCGTGCGCCACTTCATGAACCTGCTGACCGTCCAACTCGGGATGGCGCCGCTTGCGCTCTCTCACGGGCTGCTCGCCCAGCTCGCGTCCTATACCTGGCCCGGAAACGTCCGCGAACTACGCAACTTCATCGAGCGTTCGCTGATTCTCGGCGGTTTTCCTGTAGACGCGCTGAGCGCGCGTGGCGACATGCTCAACGCCGCGCTCGCAATGCCGCTCGAGGAAGTCGAAAAGCGCCACATCCTGCGCATGCTTGAAGCATGCGGCGGCAACAAGTCCGAGGCCGCACGCCGGCTCGGCGTGTCGCGCAAGACCCTGGAGCGCAAATGCGCCGAATGGAGCGAGACGGGGGCGTGA
- the htpX gene encoding zinc metalloprotease HtpX yields MFGNWLKTSILMAGIVALFGAVGAMLGGEKGMLMALLFGGAMNVWAYWFSDKMVLRMYNAREVDEATSPYLYKMVAGLAQRAGLPMPRVYIIDEDQPNAFATGRNPEHAAVAATTGIIRMLSERELRGVMAHEMAHVRNRDILISTISATVAGAISMLAQFGMFFGGSRDDDRPSPVLQILVMILAPIAAMVIQMAISRTREFGADRGGAEISGDPEALASALAKIDAYARGIPMHTADEHPETAQMMIMNPLSGDGLRSLFSTHPSTEERIARLRELAAR; encoded by the coding sequence ATGTTCGGCAACTGGCTCAAGACCTCGATCCTGATGGCAGGCATCGTCGCACTGTTCGGTGCGGTCGGTGCCATGCTCGGCGGCGAGAAGGGCATGCTGATGGCGCTGCTTTTCGGCGGCGCGATGAACGTATGGGCCTACTGGTTCTCCGACAAGATGGTGCTGCGCATGTACAACGCGCGCGAAGTCGACGAGGCCACCTCGCCCTATCTGTACAAGATGGTCGCCGGCCTTGCTCAGCGCGCCGGGCTGCCGATGCCGCGCGTGTACATCATCGACGAGGACCAGCCCAACGCCTTCGCGACCGGACGCAATCCCGAGCACGCAGCAGTCGCCGCGACGACCGGCATCATCCGCATGCTCTCCGAGCGAGAACTGCGGGGCGTGATGGCGCACGAGATGGCCCACGTCCGCAACCGCGACATCCTGATCTCGACGATCTCGGCCACCGTCGCCGGCGCGATTTCGATGTTGGCCCAGTTCGGAATGTTCTTCGGCGGCAGCCGCGACGACGACCGGCCGAGTCCGGTGCTGCAGATTCTCGTGATGATCCTCGCGCCGATCGCGGCGATGGTGATCCAGATGGCGATCTCCCGCACGCGCGAATTCGGTGCGGATCGCGGCGGCGCCGAGATTTCGGGCGACCCCGAGGCGCTCGCGAGCGCGCTCGCGAAGATTGATGCCTACGCCCGAGGCATCCCGATGCACACCGCCGACGAACATCCGGAAACGGCGCAGATGATGATCATGAACCCGCTGTCGGGCGACGGCCTGCGCAGCCTGTTCTCGACCCACCCCTCGACCGAGGAGCGCATCGCGCGCCTGCGCGAACTGGCCGCCCGCTGA
- the fmt gene encoding methionyl-tRNA formyltransferase codes for MSAAALRVAFAGTPEFAAAALDAILDAGFSVPLVLTQPDRPAGRGMKLTASPVKQVALTHGIPVDQPEKLRTDEQRAALVTCAPDVLVVAAYGLILPRAVLELPRFGCLNIHASLLPRWRGAAPIHRAIEAGDAETGITIMQMDEGLDTGPMLMKGAVPIADDDTTATLHDRLATLGAGMIVEALRRLPKGELTPIPQPDNGVTYAAKIGKAEAALAWQRPAIELARAVRAFNPFPGAVGMLREVPVKMWSAEPVSGRGEPGTVLAADDSGVVVACGEQALRVTELQKPGSRRMPAGEFLRGFPVTPGERFDSSF; via the coding sequence GTGAGCGCCGCCGCGTTGCGCGTCGCCTTCGCGGGCACGCCGGAGTTCGCCGCCGCCGCGCTCGACGCGATCCTCGATGCGGGCTTTTCCGTACCGCTGGTACTGACGCAACCCGACCGGCCCGCCGGTCGCGGCATGAAGCTGACCGCGAGCCCGGTCAAACAAGTCGCGCTCACGCACGGCATTCCCGTCGATCAACCCGAAAAGCTGCGTACCGACGAACAGCGCGCAGCCCTCGTCACGTGCGCGCCGGATGTGCTGGTCGTCGCCGCCTACGGCCTGATCCTGCCGCGCGCGGTGCTAGAACTGCCGCGTTTCGGCTGCCTCAACATCCACGCCTCGCTGCTGCCGCGCTGGCGCGGTGCCGCGCCGATCCATCGTGCCATCGAGGCCGGAGATGCCGAAACCGGCATCACGATCATGCAGATGGACGAGGGGCTCGACACCGGACCGATGCTGATGAAGGGCGCGGTTCCGATCGCCGACGACGACACGACCGCGACCCTGCATGACCGTCTGGCCACGCTCGGAGCCGGCATGATCGTCGAGGCCCTGCGGCGCCTGCCGAAAGGCGAGCTCACGCCGATCCCGCAGCCGGACAACGGAGTCACCTACGCTGCAAAGATCGGCAAGGCCGAGGCGGCGCTCGCGTGGCAGCGTCCCGCGATCGAACTCGCGCGGGCGGTGCGGGCCTTCAATCCCTTCCCCGGTGCCGTGGGGATGCTGCGCGAGGTGCCCGTGAAGATGTGGTCGGCCGAACCGGTCAGCGGCCGCGGCGAGCCCGGAACCGTTCTCGCAGCCGATGACAGCGGCGTGGTCGTCGCATGCGGCGAGCAGGCGCTGCGCGTGACCGAGCTGCAAAAGCCGGGTAGCCGCCGCATGCCGGCGGGGGAATTTCTACGCGGCTTTCCGGTCACTCCAGGCGAACGCTTCGATTCGTCCTTCTGA
- a CDS encoding formate dehydrogenase accessory sulfurtransferase FdhD: MSPPSGAPRRPLLSHASRPLTVTIPATNELGEPVPTEIAGEFPLTLYVDRREIVTLMTLGAAPEALTIGWLRNQRLVASLDDIESVQVDWDVGAVAVTTRHGLVDAEARLGSRTVTTGCGQGTVFGGLMDEIDAIHLPADRRLSQETLYALMDAVRHYESIYKQAGAVHGCALAAPRDDGCEILMFVEDVGRHNAVDAIAGQMWLDSLDGSDKIFYTTGRLTSEMVIKTAQMGIPFLVSRSGLTQMGWEIARKIGLTMIGRAQGKHYLLFSGEERFTR; encoded by the coding sequence ATGAGCCCCCCCTCAGGCGCACCGCGCCGTCCGCTGCTGAGCCACGCGAGCCGCCCGCTGACAGTCACGATTCCGGCGACGAACGAGCTCGGCGAACCCGTGCCGACCGAGATCGCGGGCGAGTTCCCGCTGACGCTGTACGTCGACCGCCGCGAGATCGTCACACTGATGACACTCGGCGCTGCGCCCGAGGCGCTGACCATCGGCTGGCTGCGCAACCAGCGCCTCGTTGCAAGCCTCGACGACATCGAATCGGTGCAGGTCGACTGGGACGTCGGCGCCGTCGCCGTTACCACCCGGCACGGCCTTGTCGACGCCGAAGCGCGCCTCGGCAGCCGCACCGTCACCACCGGCTGCGGCCAGGGCACCGTGTTCGGAGGACTCATGGACGAGATCGACGCGATTCATCTTCCCGCCGATCGGAGGCTGTCGCAGGAGACCCTCTACGCACTGATGGACGCCGTGCGCCACTATGAATCGATCTACAAGCAGGCCGGCGCCGTGCATGGCTGCGCGCTGGCTGCGCCGCGCGACGACGGCTGCGAGATCCTGATGTTCGTCGAGGACGTCGGCCGACACAACGCCGTCGACGCGATCGCCGGCCAGATGTGGCTCGACAGTCTCGACGGCAGCGACAAGATCTTCTACACGACTGGACGGCTCACCTCCGAGATGGTCATCAAGACCGCGCAGATGGGCATTCCCTTCCTCGTCTCACGCTCGGGCCTGACGCAGATGGGCTGGGAAATCGCGCGCAAGATCGGCCTCACGATGATCGGCCGCGCGCAAGGCAAGCACTACCTTCTTTTCAGCGGCGAGGAGCGATTCACGCGATGA
- a CDS encoding molecular chaperone, translating into MNAPAPHLTPAPTSASDPTWSDEDRARAHHYALLARLFFAAPDAPLLAGLAQTATLLGDGDSPFARAWAALGEAAARYDAAQVAAEYETLFYGIGRPEVMLYGSFYLAGFLMEEPLAHLREDLAKLGLGRRSGVTETEDHIAALAEVMRHLVLTGPDEAGLGRQRHFFGRHLQPWYARLADALLASPNAVFYACVAVLMKAFFDIESEAFAMDE; encoded by the coding sequence ATGAACGCGCCCGCCCCCCATCTCACGCCGGCCCCGACGTCCGCCTCCGACCCCACGTGGAGCGACGAGGACCGCGCACGTGCTCACCATTACGCGCTGCTCGCGCGGCTCTTCTTTGCCGCACCCGATGCGCCGCTGCTCGCCGGCCTGGCGCAGACGGCGACGTTGCTCGGCGACGGGGACTCGCCCTTCGCGCGGGCTTGGGCGGCGCTCGGGGAGGCGGCCGCCCGGTACGACGCGGCGCAGGTCGCGGCTGAATACGAGACGCTTTTCTATGGCATCGGCCGTCCGGAAGTGATGCTCTACGGGTCCTTCTACCTCGCCGGTTTTCTGATGGAGGAGCCGCTTGCCCATCTGCGCGAGGACCTCGCGAAGCTGGGGCTCGGGCGGCGCAGCGGCGTTACCGAGACCGAGGACCACATCGCGGCGCTCGCCGAGGTGATGCGTCACCTCGTGCTGACCGGGCCCGACGAGGCGGGGCTCGGACGCCAGCGCCACTTCTTCGGGCGTCATCTGCAGCCGTGGTACGCGCGACTCGCCGATGCGCTGCTGGCGTCACCCAATGCAGTGTTCTATGCGTGTGTCGCGGTGTTGATGAAGGCGTTTTTCGACATCGAAAGCGAAGCTTTCGCGATGGACGAGTAA
- a CDS encoding DUF3306 domain-containing protein, with translation MSVAGRFLERWSRLKRQGEAEPAPVAPSPAPAVSAADAVASPEGSDAVLPPVESLDLASDFSAFLKKEVSESLRRAALRKLFNDPHFNRMDGLDIYIDDYSVSDPIPPEMMQRLRQFDSFLRDERDSEAGADAVAGTVGVSEDAAPAKSEDSAPLPETPTQVEAPPDSAP, from the coding sequence ATGAGCGTCGCGGGACGTTTTCTCGAACGCTGGTCACGGCTGAAGCGCCAGGGCGAGGCCGAGCCGGCGCCTGTCGCACCCTCGCCTGCGCCGGCCGTAAGTGCTGCGGACGCGGTGGCATCTCCGGAGGGCTCGGATGCGGTGCTGCCGCCGGTCGAAAGCCTCGATCTCGCGTCCGATTTCAGCGCCTTCCTGAAGAAGGAGGTCAGCGAATCGCTGCGCCGGGCGGCGCTTCGGAAGCTTTTCAATGACCCGCATTTCAATCGCATGGACGGGCTGGACATCTACATCGACGACTATTCGGTCAGCGATCCGATCCCGCCCGAGATGATGCAGCGGCTGCGGCAGTTCGACAGCTTTCTGCGGGATGAACGGGACAGCGAGGCCGGCGCGGATGCGGTCGCCGGGACGGTGGGGGTGTCGGAGGACGCTGCCCCCGCCAAATCGGAAGATTCCGCTCCGCTCCCGGAGACGCCGACCCAGGTCGAAGCACCGCCCGATTCCGCCCCATAA
- the mobB gene encoding molybdopterin-guanine dinucleotide biosynthesis protein B, producing MKVIGFAGWSGSGKTSLIERVITLLDGRGLTVSLVKHAHHAFDIDHEGKDSWRHRHAGCREVMISSGRRWSLTHELRGDVEMPLDALLAKLSDCDLVLIEGFKRAPVPKIEVYRTEVGAPLLFPDDPHIVAIASDTDVATTLPRLDINDPVAVANFIVEYLFTQAMPTPSP from the coding sequence ATGAAAGTGATCGGATTCGCCGGCTGGTCCGGCAGCGGCAAGACCTCTCTCATCGAGCGCGTCATCACCCTCCTTGACGGCCGCGGCCTAACGGTCTCCCTCGTCAAGCACGCCCATCACGCGTTCGATATCGACCATGAAGGCAAGGACTCCTGGCGGCATCGCCACGCCGGCTGCCGAGAGGTCATGATCAGCTCCGGCCGGCGCTGGTCCTTGACGCATGAATTGCGCGGCGACGTCGAAATGCCGCTCGATGCCCTGCTCGCCAAGCTCTCCGACTGCGACCTCGTCCTCATCGAAGGCTTCAAGCGCGCCCCGGTCCCCAAGATCGAGGTCTACCGCACTGAAGTCGGAGCGCCGCTTCTGTTCCCCGACGATCCACACATCGTCGCGATCGCGAGCGACACCGACGTCGCCACCACTCTCCCGCGGCTCGACATCAACGACCCGGTGGCGGTCGCCAACTTCATCGTCGAGTACCTGTTTACGCAGGCGATGCCGACCCCCTCTCCCTGA